TGTTCGGCGACATCTGGTTTTTCAATCTTTAACTTCTTCCATTCATCAGCGGTGATGGACTGTGTGGCCAAGAAATTTATGAATTCTTGGTGCAGTTCTTCAAACTGCTCTTTTGTTAATCTTGCATATTTCATCATTAAATAATTTTTTGATAAAGCGGAAGATGGAATGCCCAATATAAGTATTCTGTTTGTTTATTATTTTCAAAGGGCATTTCATGAAGTTTATAAAAAAATAAAACCTTTCCCGTAAACGGGAAAGGTTTATAAACAATTAATCGTGTTACTTAGTTTACTTCTTCCGAATTAGCTTCTTCAGAAGTAGTCTCTTCAGATTTAGCTTCTGCCTTTGGCTTCGCTTCCGGTTTTGATTTTGCTACAGGTTTAGCTTCAGCAACCACTTCAAAAGTGAAGTTGCTTATCACATCTCTGTGAAAGCGAATAGTGGCATCGTAAGGCCCGGTACGCTTAATGGCCCCGCCGGCAATCGTGATATACTTTTTCTCGATGGAAACACCTTCTTTTTCAAGGGCATCTGCAAGGTCAGCGTTTGTTACAGAACCAAACAA
The Aequorivita iocasae genome window above contains:
- the rplI gene encoding 50S ribosomal protein L9 → MELILKKDVENLGFTDDVVTVKNGYGRNFLIPQGHAVLATPSAKKVLAETLKQRAFKEKKVVDEAKTQAEKLNGLEIKITAKTGEGDKLFGSVTNADLADALEKEGVSIEKKYITIAGGAIKRTGPYDATIRFHRDVISNFTFEVVAEAKPVAKSKPEAKPKAEAKSEETTSEEANSEEVN